Proteins found in one Maridesulfovibrio sp. genomic segment:
- a CDS encoding amidohydrolase family protein, which translates to MYYDVHTHAFHPKIADKVIKQLHDHYGITAVGNGHPEDILNRASRAGLDRIIIHTAATSQDQVIPANNWSIELAKSDERIITFGTMHPDYADPEREFDRLERNGIKGLKFHPDFQGFFMDDPKFYRIMEMIQGRFVCMFHIGDKLPPEKNPSCPLKLKKLLLNFPKLKAIGAHMGGLYHWKMVAEELAGMDVYFDTSSCLPFVDRKILHEIINKHPREKILFGSDYPLYDPQESMKELQHVLKLKDSELEIHMSAVEELLE; encoded by the coding sequence ATGTATTACGACGTCCATACACACGCATTTCACCCAAAAATCGCTGACAAAGTTATTAAGCAACTTCATGATCACTACGGCATAACAGCAGTTGGAAACGGACATCCTGAAGACATTCTCAACCGTGCATCACGGGCAGGACTGGACAGAATCATCATCCATACCGCCGCTACGTCACAAGATCAGGTCATTCCGGCTAACAACTGGTCCATTGAGCTTGCAAAATCCGATGAACGGATCATCACTTTCGGGACCATGCACCCGGATTACGCCGACCCGGAGAGAGAATTTGACCGCCTTGAACGCAACGGGATCAAGGGCCTGAAATTTCATCCCGACTTTCAGGGATTCTTCATGGATGATCCTAAATTTTACCGCATAATGGAAATGATACAGGGCCGTTTTGTATGCATGTTCCACATCGGCGATAAGCTACCGCCTGAGAAAAATCCATCCTGCCCGCTTAAGCTGAAAAAACTGCTCCTCAACTTTCCGAAGCTAAAAGCTATCGGCGCGCACATGGGAGGACTGTATCACTGGAAAATGGTTGCTGAAGAATTGGCGGGCATGGACGTTTATTTCGATACATCCAGTTGCCTGCCGTTCGTAGACAGAAAAATACTTCATGAAATCATCAACAAACATCCACGGGAAAAGATTCTGTTCGGCAGCGATTATCCGCTGTATGACCCTCAAGAGTCTATGAAAGAGCTACAGCATGTACTTAAATTGAAAGACAGCGAACTTGAAATTCATATGTCCGCAGTGGAAGAATTGCTTGAATAA
- a CDS encoding pyridoxamine 5'-phosphate oxidase family protein, which produces MQSNILWNEVEELFAKVEHASLAIVRVNIECDARMTLMAAQPGAGFWIKSLWQGRFPSQPALRLFCRTGLRRKATQAEIDTFLGKVSLYRFLKGYDLLWKGMNTVREFEVVRIEGLEAGRMNP; this is translated from the coding sequence ATGCAGTCAAATATTTTATGGAATGAGGTTGAAGAACTGTTTGCTAAAGTAGAACATGCGTCTTTGGCTATAGTGCGCGTAAACATCGAATGTGATGCTCGCATGACTCTTATGGCAGCCCAGCCGGGAGCGGGTTTCTGGATTAAATCTTTGTGGCAAGGCCGCTTTCCGTCTCAGCCAGCCCTAAGGCTGTTTTGCCGAACAGGACTAAGGCGAAAAGCGACTCAGGCTGAGATAGATACTTTCCTTGGCAAAGTAAGTCTGTACCGCTTCCTCAAAGGATATGATTTACTTTGGAAGGGTATGAATACAGTTCGCGAGTTTGAGGTGGTACGCATTGAAGGTCTTGAAGCGGGGAGGATGAATCCATGA
- a CDS encoding thioesterase family protein, whose product MNNEFPTPHSWLSHSVSYGETDAMGVVYYAEYLHFFERSRSLFIRERGMSYAEVEERGIYLPVREASCRYRTPAHYDDQLSIQVGISQWKRASIKFIYDIYKDDRSTLVATGFTEHACVNKDGRPVRVPEWLKEIF is encoded by the coding sequence ATGAACAACGAATTCCCGACTCCGCATTCATGGCTGTCCCACAGCGTGTCATACGGTGAAACAGATGCCATGGGTGTTGTATATTACGCAGAATACCTGCACTTTTTTGAACGCTCCCGTTCACTCTTTATTCGTGAACGGGGAATGAGCTATGCCGAAGTTGAAGAACGCGGCATCTATCTGCCGGTACGTGAGGCTTCATGCCGCTACCGCACCCCTGCGCATTATGATGACCAATTAAGCATTCAGGTCGGCATCAGTCAGTGGAAACGAGCTTCCATCAAGTTCATCTACGACATTTACAAGGATGACCGCTCTACACTAGTCGCAACCGGATTTACCGAGCATGCCTGTGTAAATAAAGATGGACGCCCTGTCCGCGTCCCGGAATGGCTTAAAGAAATATTTTAA
- a CDS encoding homoserine dehydrogenase, with protein MQTVKLAIAGFGTVGTGLARILEENEDVILARCGKKFEIASILVRDVNKKRDFLPGPEVKFTADLDEFTSSPNIDIVVELMGGTTVAKEIVIKALEAGKHVVTANKHLLAEHGIELFKIAAKNKVGLYYESSVAGGIPIIQSIKDSLAGNRIKSIVGILNGTANYILSEMSTNDLEFETALKQATELGYAEADPTFDIEGIDAAHKVCVLTRVAYGKDYPLAELPIEGITKIEGQDIRFAREFGYRVKLIGAVQDVGGKLEAGVFPALVKYTLLLARVGGNYNAVRVEGNAVGPAFFHGQGAGSLPTGSAVLADIMALAKTDRPDNTGFCNAPIEKANILAPELATSEYYFRFTVQDKAGVMAALSKCLAEHNISIAQAVQKGHPEDKDIPVVFTTYKSSTKDVKAAIAEIDKMPFITRPTMSMRILKG; from the coding sequence ATGCAAACTGTTAAGCTTGCCATCGCCGGATTCGGCACAGTCGGAACCGGACTTGCCCGGATTTTGGAAGAAAATGAAGATGTGATCCTCGCACGATGCGGGAAAAAATTTGAAATCGCATCCATTCTTGTCCGCGACGTGAACAAAAAAAGAGATTTTCTGCCCGGACCTGAAGTAAAATTCACCGCAGATCTCGACGAATTCACATCCAGCCCGAATATAGACATTGTCGTGGAGCTCATGGGCGGCACCACCGTGGCCAAGGAAATCGTCATCAAAGCCCTTGAAGCAGGCAAGCACGTAGTCACGGCTAATAAACATCTGCTGGCTGAGCACGGCATTGAACTTTTCAAGATAGCGGCAAAAAATAAAGTCGGCCTGTACTACGAATCAAGCGTAGCAGGCGGCATTCCCATTATCCAGTCCATCAAGGATTCACTGGCCGGGAACCGTATTAAATCCATTGTCGGCATCCTGAACGGAACCGCCAACTACATTCTTTCAGAAATGTCCACCAATGATCTGGAGTTCGAAACCGCCCTGAAACAGGCCACCGAACTGGGCTACGCAGAAGCAGATCCGACCTTCGACATCGAAGGAATCGACGCCGCTCACAAAGTCTGCGTGCTGACCCGTGTCGCCTACGGCAAAGACTACCCGCTGGCTGAGCTGCCTATAGAAGGCATCACAAAGATTGAAGGGCAGGATATCCGCTTTGCCCGTGAATTCGGCTATCGCGTCAAGCTCATTGGAGCGGTTCAAGACGTAGGCGGAAAACTTGAGGCCGGTGTTTTTCCGGCACTGGTAAAATACACCCTGCTGCTGGCCCGTGTAGGCGGAAACTACAACGCCGTTAGAGTTGAAGGTAATGCCGTGGGCCCCGCCTTTTTTCACGGTCAGGGTGCTGGATCACTGCCCACAGGAAGCGCGGTTCTGGCCGACATAATGGCCCTTGCGAAGACAGATAGACCGGATAACACCGGCTTTTGCAACGCTCCCATTGAAAAAGCAAATATTCTCGCTCCGGAACTTGCGACCTCGGAATACTACTTTCGCTTTACCGTACAGGATAAGGCCGGGGTTATGGCGGCACTTTCCAAGTGCCTCGCAGAACATAATATTTCCATTGCGCAGGCTGTGCAGAAAGGTCATCCCGAAGATAAGGATATACCCGTTGTTTTCACCACCTATAAGTCCAGCACCAAGGACGTGAAAGCAGCTATTGCCGAGATCGACAAAATGCCCTTCATCACCAGACCGACTATGTCCATGCGCATTTTAAAAGGATAA
- a CDS encoding cofactor-independent phosphoglycerate mutase has protein sequence MKLIFLIADGMGGWPIEELGNKTTLAAADTPNMDMLAGKGLIGTCRTVPKGMAPGSDIANMSLLGFDPATYHTGRGPIEAAAQGLKLDPDDLVWRMNLVNLSELTENGTMYDYSSGHIGTDKSVPLVEKLQAELGNDEFTFYPGIQYRHLLVQKGGAKQMEAELHIRPPHDLTDKSIDEDVREFAKSPRLDKLVRDAAKLLAENGTKAVSIWPWGQGRPLILPPFEKKFGLKGAVISAVDLIKGLGNASEMEVIDVEGATGLVDTNYEGKVEAALKFLEHGDFVYVHLEGPDESGHMGSVEDKIKSIERFDSRIVAPLLEKYPLDKANYVITCDHYTPIETRTHDETPVPFIMTSPRLIASGETSFTEENADRAGIIIPDGHKFMQWVLKKI, from the coding sequence ATGAAACTCATTTTTCTCATCGCCGACGGAATGGGCGGCTGGCCCATTGAAGAACTGGGCAACAAGACCACCCTTGCAGCTGCCGATACTCCGAATATGGACATGCTGGCCGGAAAAGGGTTGATCGGAACATGTCGTACCGTGCCTAAAGGAATGGCTCCCGGATCAGATATTGCGAATATGTCTCTGCTGGGTTTTGATCCCGCCACTTACCACACCGGTCGCGGCCCCATCGAGGCAGCGGCTCAGGGTCTAAAACTTGACCCTGATGATCTGGTCTGGCGCATGAATCTGGTCAATCTTTCCGAACTCACGGAAAACGGCACCATGTACGATTACTCTTCCGGTCACATCGGAACTGATAAATCCGTACCGCTGGTGGAAAAGCTGCAGGCCGAACTCGGTAACGATGAATTTACTTTTTACCCCGGTATTCAGTATCGCCATCTGCTGGTTCAGAAAGGCGGAGCGAAGCAGATGGAAGCGGAGCTGCACATACGTCCGCCCCACGACCTGACCGATAAGTCCATCGATGAAGACGTCCGTGAATTTGCCAAAAGTCCTAGACTGGATAAACTGGTACGTGACGCGGCCAAACTTCTTGCCGAAAACGGAACCAAGGCTGTCTCCATCTGGCCATGGGGGCAGGGCCGTCCGCTGATTCTGCCACCTTTTGAGAAAAAATTCGGCTTGAAGGGCGCGGTGATCTCCGCAGTGGACCTGATCAAGGGACTCGGAAATGCTTCGGAAATGGAAGTTATCGACGTAGAAGGAGCCACCGGACTGGTGGATACCAACTACGAAGGCAAGGTTGAGGCAGCTCTCAAATTTCTTGAACACGGCGACTTCGTATACGTTCACCTTGAAGGGCCGGATGAGTCCGGGCACATGGGCAGCGTTGAAGACAAGATCAAATCCATAGAGCGTTTTGATTCCCGCATTGTGGCTCCGTTGCTGGAGAAATATCCTCTGGATAAAGCAAATTACGTGATCACCTGCGACCACTACACTCCAATAGAAACCAGAACCCACGATGAAACACCGGTTCCATTTATTATGACCTCACCACGCTTGATAGCCTCCGGCGAGACTTCGTTTACCGAAGAGAATGCTGACCGGGCCGGAATAATTATCCCGGACGGGCATAAATTCATGCAGTGGGTATTAAAGAAGATCTAA
- a CDS encoding isoamylase early set domain-containing protein translates to MALSKRFLKSKPVCKVKFEVEKDQVENGESIYLVGDFNDWDENSTPMKKLKNGKYSVTVDLETGRDYQFRYLAGENIWFNDTAPDSTETTPYGDCENSVVSV, encoded by the coding sequence GTGGCTCTTTCCAAGAGATTCCTTAAAAGCAAGCCTGTTTGCAAAGTTAAGTTTGAAGTGGAGAAAGATCAGGTTGAAAATGGTGAATCCATCTATCTGGTTGGTGATTTTAACGATTGGGATGAGAATTCTACTCCTATGAAAAAACTTAAAAACGGTAAATATTCCGTTACCGTAGACCTCGAAACAGGCCGAGATTACCAGTTCCGTTATCTGGCCGGAGAAAATATCTGGTTCAATGATACCGCCCCGGACAGCACCGAGACGACTCCTTACGGAGATTGTGAGAATTCGGTGGTCAGCGTTTAA
- a CDS encoding DUF2867 domain-containing protein: MSQSEAILNSIPQLQKICANADHVYSVKFKSRRNMEDFLIRLMSYKPGWLTLLYKVRGVLARIMGFKHNEFMDHGLKVSDYNFKRGGQVDFFNSVGFEADKFWLGAVEDTHLTGYIGVVLESAENGIHLYHVFTIVHYTHWTGPVYFNLIKPFSHLVVYCMANYAAK; this comes from the coding sequence ATGAGCCAATCTGAAGCAATCTTAAATTCAATTCCCCAACTGCAAAAAATTTGCGCTAACGCCGATCATGTCTATAGTGTGAAGTTTAAAAGTCGACGCAATATGGAGGATTTTCTGATCCGTTTGATGTCCTACAAGCCGGGGTGGCTTACTCTCCTGTATAAAGTCAGAGGTGTACTGGCCCGAATAATGGGGTTCAAACATAACGAGTTTATGGATCACGGTCTTAAAGTCTCTGATTACAATTTCAAACGTGGCGGACAGGTTGATTTCTTTAATTCAGTTGGTTTTGAAGCGGATAAATTCTGGCTCGGTGCAGTCGAAGATACGCATCTCACCGGATATATCGGAGTGGTTTTAGAGTCTGCTGAAAATGGCATACATCTTTACCATGTATTTACAATTGTTCACTATACACATTGGACCGGCCCGGTTTACTTTAACCTGATCAAGCCGTTCAGCCATTTAGTGGTCTATTGCATGGCTAATTATGCAGCAAAATAA
- a CDS encoding aminotransferase class I/II-fold pyridoxal phosphate-dependent enzyme, producing the protein MDKFPRVHRLPPYVFAKVNELKMQMRHEGEDIIDLGMGNPDLPTPQHIVDKLIEAANKPANHRYSASRGIKGLRREMALWYKRRYGVELDYDQEVVVTMGAKEGLAHLALVMLSPGDVVFAPDPSYPIHPYASIIAGADVRRIPIGVDRDFFEDLELAMRQTWPKPKLLIINYPHNPTGVTAEIPFFERIVDFAKENDLLVIHDLAYADFTFDGYEAPSFLQARGAKDVGVEFFSLSKSYSMPGWRVGFCCGNREMVQALTRIKSYLDYGLFQPIQIAACHALSGPQECVREIMDIYQDRRDALCEGLQRIGWDVTPPKATQFIWAPIPEQFKDMGSVEFSKMLLRECKVAVAPGLGFGHYGDDHVRMALVENRQRINQAVRGMKDLFAKG; encoded by the coding sequence ATGGACAAATTTCCAAGAGTTCACCGGCTGCCCCCCTATGTGTTTGCCAAGGTGAACGAACTGAAAATGCAGATGCGCCACGAAGGTGAGGACATCATCGATCTTGGCATGGGAAACCCTGATTTACCCACCCCGCAACACATTGTAGACAAGCTGATTGAAGCGGCGAACAAGCCTGCCAACCATCGCTACAGTGCGTCCAGGGGAATCAAAGGCCTTCGCAGAGAAATGGCGCTTTGGTATAAAAGAAGGTATGGCGTTGAACTGGATTATGATCAGGAAGTGGTCGTTACCATGGGCGCCAAAGAGGGGCTGGCGCACTTGGCGTTGGTTATGCTTTCACCCGGTGACGTTGTATTCGCACCGGACCCGTCATACCCTATCCACCCTTACGCAAGTATAATCGCCGGGGCGGATGTAAGACGCATTCCCATCGGTGTTGACAGGGATTTCTTTGAAGATCTTGAGCTGGCTATGCGTCAGACATGGCCCAAGCCGAAGCTGCTGATCATCAACTATCCGCACAACCCCACCGGGGTTACTGCCGAAATTCCTTTTTTTGAAAGAATCGTAGATTTCGCAAAAGAAAACGACCTGCTGGTCATTCACGACCTTGCATACGCCGACTTCACTTTTGACGGCTACGAGGCACCAAGCTTCCTGCAGGCACGCGGAGCAAAGGATGTGGGGGTCGAATTTTTCTCCCTGTCCAAAAGTTATTCCATGCCCGGCTGGCGTGTGGGATTCTGCTGCGGTAACCGTGAAATGGTTCAGGCCCTGACCCGCATCAAAAGTTATCTGGACTACGGACTGTTCCAGCCCATCCAGATCGCCGCCTGCCATGCCCTTTCCGGTCCGCAGGAATGCGTACGTGAAATCATGGATATTTATCAGGACCGTCGCGATGCGCTTTGCGAAGGTTTACAACGCATCGGCTGGGATGTAACACCGCCCAAGGCCACCCAGTTCATCTGGGCGCCTATCCCGGAACAGTTCAAGGATATGGGCTCGGTGGAATTCTCCAAAATGCTGCTGCGTGAATGCAAAGTGGCAGTTGCACCCGGACTTGGTTTCGGACACTACGGGGACGACCATGTCCGCATGGCCCTTGTAGAAAACAGGCAAAGAATCAATCAGGCCGTGCGCGGCATGAAAGACCTTTTCGCAAAAGGTTAA